A single window of Narcine bancroftii isolate sNarBan1 chromosome 1, sNarBan1.hap1, whole genome shotgun sequence DNA harbors:
- the psmc3 gene encoding 26S proteasome regulatory subunit 6A, translating into MASLNDRSVWDEVEDGIGEEVLKMSTEEIVQRTRLLDSEIKIMKSEVLRVTHELQAMKDKIKENSEKIKVNKTLPYLVSNVIELLDVDPNDQEEDGANVDLDSQRKGKCAVIKTSTRQTYFLPVIGLVDAEKLKPGDLVGVNKDSYLILETLPTEYDSRVKAMEVDERPTEQYSDVGGLDKQIQELVEAIVLPMNHKEKFENLGIQPPKGVLMYGPPGTGKTLLARACAAQTKATFLKLAGPQLVQMFIGDGAKLVRDAFALAKEKAPSIIFIDELDAIGTKRFDSEKAGDREVQRTMLELLNQLDGFQPNTLVKVIAATNRVDILDPALLRSGRLDRKIEFPMPNEEARARIMQIHSRKMNVSPDVNFEELARCTDDFNGAQCKAVCVEAGMIALRRKATELTHEDYMEGILEVQAKKKANLQYYA; encoded by the exons ATGGCGTCGTTGAACGACAGGTCGGTGTGGGATGAAGTGGAG GATGGGATTGGTGAAGAGGTGCTTAAGATGTCCACTGAGGAGATTGTTCAACGGACGCGACTTCTGGACAGTGAGATCAAG ATCATGAAGAGTGAGGTGCTGAGAGTGACACATGAGCTGCAGGCCATGAAAGATAAAATCAAAGAGAACAGCGAGAAGATCAAAGTCAACAAGACCCTTCCGTACCTGGTCTCCAACGTCATCGAG CTACTGGATGTTGACCCAAACGATCAGGAGGAGGATGGGGCAAATGTTGATCTGGATTCCCAACGGAAAGGGAAATGTGCTGTGATCAAAACATCCACACGTCAG ACCTATTTCCTACCTGTGATTGGACTTGTTGATGCAGAGAAACTGAAGCCTGGCGATCTGGTG GGCGTGAACAAGGACTCCTATCTGATTCTGGAGACTCTGCCTACAGAGTACGACTCCCGGGTCAAGGCAATGGAAGTGGATGAACGACCCACTGAGCAATACAGTGATGTTGGGGGTTTGGACAAGCAGATTCAAGAG TTGGTTGAAGCCATCGTCCTGCCCATGAATCACAAAGAGAAGTTTGAGAACCTGGGTATTCAGCCTCCAAAAGGAGTCCTGATGTATGGACCACCAGGAACGGGGAAGACCCTGCTGGccagagcctgtgctgcccagacgAAG GCTACTTTCCTGAAATTGGCAGGGCCACAGCTGGTCCAAATGTTCATTGGTGATGGTGCAAAGCTGGTCCGTGATGCATTTGCCTTAGCAAAAGAGAAGGCACCCTCCATCATCTTTATCGACGAGCTGGATGCCATTGGAACCAAGCG ATTTGACAGTGAGAAGGCTGGAGACCGGGAGGTTCAGCGTACAATGTTGGAGCTGCTTAATCAGCTGGATGGATTCCAGCCAAACACCCTCGTCAAG gTGATAGCTGCTACCAATCGGGTTGACATCTTGGATCCGGCCCTGCTGCGATCAGGCAGACTTGACCGGAAGATTGAGTTCCCGATGCCCAATGAAGAGGCACGGGCGAGAATTATGCAGATTCACTCAAGGAAGATGAATGTAAG CCCTGATGTGAACTTTGAAGAATTGGCTCGATGTACTGATGACTTCAACGGAGCTCAGTGCAAAGCTGTGTGTGTAGAAGCA GGGATGATCGCTCTGCGCAGAAAAGCGACAGAACTCACGCACGAGGATTACATGGAGGGCATCCTGGAAGTCCAGGCCAAGAAAAAGGCCAACTTGCAATATTATGCTTAG